Proteins encoded by one window of Clostridium perfringens:
- a CDS encoding MATE family efflux transporter, producing the protein MDKRIDLTEGKITSNLIKLSIPIMATSFIQMAYNMADMIWVGRIGSNAVAAVGTAGFFPWLGMAFVMISKVGAEIKVAQSLGRNDIDSTKDYIKSAFQINIILAIIYSIILLLFNSQLIGFFDLGDAEVIKMAKTYLIAVALGMIFNFLNPVFTAVFTGSGDSRTPFIANTIGLIFNIVFDPILIFGIGIFPEMGVLGAALATVLAQVIVTVTFLYIMIKSKAEYLKINILSGIKINCMKTLFHIGLPAALQSGLFTVFSMFIGKIVAVFGPVPIAVQKVGSQVEAIAWMTAGGISTALSTFVGQNYGAGKLKRIVKGFNITMIISLIVGVFASLVLIFFGEEIFRIFIPEAQAIEQGTVYLKILGYCQILVCVEITTTGAFNGLGRTYIPSIISILLTGARIPMAYIMCKPEFLGLEGIWWAISITGALKGVVVYAIYRYLYKKNKLFKVYKDENGEECISI; encoded by the coding sequence ATGGACAAGAGAATTGATTTAACCGAAGGAAAAATAACAAGCAACCTTATAAAACTTTCCATACCTATTATGGCTACCTCTTTTATACAAATGGCTTATAACATGGCAGATATGATATGGGTTGGTAGAATAGGAAGTAATGCAGTGGCAGCTGTTGGAACAGCAGGATTCTTTCCTTGGCTTGGTATGGCCTTTGTAATGATTTCTAAGGTGGGAGCTGAGATAAAAGTAGCACAGAGCTTAGGAAGAAATGATATAGATAGCACAAAGGATTATATAAAAAGTGCCTTTCAAATAAATATTATACTAGCTATTATTTATTCAATAATATTACTTTTATTTAATAGTCAGTTAATAGGATTTTTTGACTTAGGTGATGCTGAAGTTATAAAAATGGCTAAGACATATTTAATTGCAGTTGCTTTAGGAATGATATTTAACTTTTTAAATCCAGTATTTACAGCGGTATTTACTGGTTCAGGAGATAGTAGAACTCCTTTTATAGCTAATACTATAGGATTAATTTTTAACATAGTTTTTGATCCAATATTAATTTTTGGTATAGGAATATTCCCAGAGATGGGTGTACTAGGAGCTGCCTTGGCTACAGTTTTAGCTCAGGTTATAGTTACAGTTACATTTTTATATATAATGATAAAAAGTAAGGCTGAATACTTAAAAATAAATATTTTAAGTGGAATTAAAATAAATTGTATGAAAACTTTATTCCATATTGGATTACCTGCAGCACTTCAGAGTGGATTATTTACTGTTTTTTCAATGTTTATAGGGAAAATAGTTGCAGTGTTTGGCCCTGTTCCTATAGCTGTTCAAAAGGTGGGTTCACAGGTTGAAGCCATTGCATGGATGACAGCAGGTGGAATATCTACGGCCTTAAGCACATTTGTTGGACAAAATTATGGAGCTGGAAAGCTAAAAAGAATAGTAAAGGGATTTAATATAACTATGATAATTTCTCTTATAGTAGGAGTATTTGCTTCCTTAGTATTAATTTTCTTTGGAGAAGAGATATTTAGAATATTTATACCAGAGGCACAAGCTATAGAACAAGGAACAGTTTATTTAAAGATACTTGGCTATTGTCAGATTCTTGTTTGCGTAGAAATAACAACAACAGGAGCATTTAATGGATTAGGAAGAACTTATATACCATCAATAATAAGTATATTATTAACAGGAGCAAGAATACCAATGGCTTATATTATGTGTAAACCTGAGTTCTTAGGATTAGAAGGTATTTGGTGGGCCATAAGTATAACAGGTGCTTTAAAAGGGGTAGTAGTATATGCAATATATAGATACTTATATAAGAAAAACAAACTTTTTAAAGTATATAAGGATGAAAATGGAGAGGAATGTATAAGTATATAA
- a CDS encoding metal ABC transporter permease, translated as MSIIQNMFQFEFMRNAFMAGFIISLLCPCIGLFLVLKRYSMIGDTLSHSSFAGVAIGLVFGFNPLLTAFLFTTICALLIELLRNYYKKYAELSMSIILTFSLGLALILVSSGKSSTTVNSFLFGSILTVSKTDLTIIALVSLLCFIGIFSLYDKLVYTTFDEEGAKVSGINTKLINYIFTIIVGATISVSIRVMGILVISSIIVIPAATAMQFKKGFTKSLIISMIIGVIDVLSGLLLASLFDLAPGGTIALTSVIVLILSLILNRKKL; from the coding sequence ATGTCTATTATACAAAATATGTTTCAATTTGAATTTATGCGTAATGCATTTATGGCCGGTTTTATAATATCTCTTTTATGTCCCTGTATAGGACTTTTTCTTGTGTTAAAGAGATATTCAATGATAGGGGATACACTTTCCCACTCTTCCTTTGCAGGCGTTGCAATTGGGCTAGTATTTGGATTTAATCCTCTTTTAACAGCATTTTTATTTACTACTATTTGTGCATTACTTATAGAATTATTAAGAAATTATTATAAAAAATATGCAGAATTATCTATGTCTATTATACTTACCTTTAGTTTAGGATTAGCATTAATACTAGTTAGTAGTGGTAAGTCTAGTACAACAGTTAATTCTTTTTTATTCGGAAGTATATTAACAGTTTCAAAAACTGATTTAACCATAATAGCTTTAGTTTCTCTACTTTGTTTTATAGGAATATTTTCATTATATGATAAATTAGTTTATACTACCTTTGATGAAGAAGGGGCTAAAGTTTCTGGAATAAATACAAAACTTATAAATTATATTTTTACAATCATAGTAGGAGCTACTATTTCTGTTTCAATTAGAGTTATGGGAATACTGGTTATTTCATCAATAATTGTTATACCAGCAGCTACTGCCATGCAATTTAAAAAAGGATTTACTAAGTCCCTTATTATTTCAATGATAATAGGAGTTATAGATGTCTTAAGCGGTTTACTTCTAGCTTCTCTATTTGATTTAGCTCCAGGAGGAACTATAGCTTTAACTTCAGTAATAGTGCTTATATTATCATTAATTTTAAACAGAAAAAAATTATAA
- a CDS encoding metal ABC transporter ATP-binding protein, with translation MIKINNLSFSYSGKKPYQLNDINLTLPENEFISIVGENGSSKTTLLKLLLGYLKPIKGNIEINLNSVGYVPQKVDNFNSQFSITVYEVLKVHLKTLKIKDKGEIDRVLSAVNMLEFKDRLIGSLSGGQQQRVFIARALIGHPNILILDEPSTGIDEKTQKDIYELIYKLNKEKEMTIICVEHNIRKSLKYSSYILELKDSKATLFKNNEYLKKLDEINNEFI, from the coding sequence TTGATAAAGATAAATAATCTTTCCTTTTCCTACAGCGGTAAAAAACCCTATCAATTAAATGATATAAATTTAACCTTACCTGAAAATGAATTTATATCAATAGTAGGAGAAAATGGAAGTTCTAAAACTACTCTTTTAAAACTTCTTTTAGGATACTTAAAACCTATTAAGGGAAACATCGAAATAAATTTAAACAGCGTTGGGTATGTTCCTCAAAAAGTTGATAACTTTAACTCCCAATTTTCCATTACGGTTTATGAAGTATTAAAAGTACATTTAAAAACATTAAAAATAAAGGATAAAGGCGAAATAGACAGGGTTCTTTCAGCTGTTAATATGCTAGAATTTAAGGATAGATTAATAGGTTCTCTTTCTGGTGGTCAGCAACAAAGAGTTTTTATTGCAAGGGCTTTAATAGGACACCCTAATATATTAATATTAGATGAACCTTCTACAGGAATAGATGAAAAGACTCAAAAAGATATATATGAACTTATTTATAAGTTAAATAAAGAGAAGGAAATGACTATTATATGTGTTGAACACAATATAAGAAAATCTCTTAAGTATTCATCATATATTCTTGAATTAAAAGATTCTAAAGCTACTTTATTTAAAAATAATGAATACTTAAAAAAACTAGATGAAATAAATAATGAATTTATATAG
- a CDS encoding DUF6762 family protein produces the protein MDFSSLVIMEKDKENGVIKGELGSYSVLEGTNFVKKLYCVDGDVSLFFDTDKDVSEWEFSAIYDLFNVEALTSLGYIVEEFDEEYNPTWVVKFKFDDEHEEMRAVLNEVCSIIDKQMKKVFEDIKGKEEDYK, from the coding sequence ATGGATTTTTCTTCATTAGTTATAATGGAAAAAGATAAAGAAAATGGAGTTATAAAGGGTGAATTAGGAAGTTATTCAGTTTTAGAAGGAACTAATTTTGTTAAAAAATTATATTGCGTAGATGGAGATGTAAGTCTTTTTTTTGATACAGACAAGGATGTTTCAGAATGGGAATTTTCAGCAATATATGATTTGTTCAATGTGGAGGCCCTTACTTCATTAGGATATATAGTAGAAGAGTTTGATGAAGAATATAATCCAACTTGGGTAGTCAAATTTAAATTTGATGATGAGCATGAGGAAATGAGAGCAGTTTTAAATGAAGTTTGCTCTATTATAGATAAACAAATGAAGAAGGTTTTTGAGGACATAAAGGGTAAAGAAGAAGATTATAAATAA